The nucleotide window ttttagtTTTGTTTTTGTTTTAAATACATGATGATTTTTTTTACTATATGATGACCATTTTCTTGAATACACACTATTTTTTTAATATACATTGATTTTTTAATATTAGATGAACTTCTAAAATGTAGGATGTTTTTTTAGTACACACTGAACATCTTTTTAATATGCAGCAATCATTTTTTTAGTATACACTGAACTTTTCTTAAAACATATAGTAAATAATTTTCTAAAAAATATTTTATTATTTAATAGTTCTATTTAGATATGTAGCCTCTTAAGACAACAATCATCTTTTTGTGTGTGGAGAAAACATGACTAGAAGCTGAAGGGAAAAGAAAACTGCTTGTGACAGAGTGGGTTGGCCCATTTGCCTTGCCTTTTAGATGGAACCTCTCCTATTTGACGTGAACGTGCTGTGACCTCGCGTTTTGCTGGAACTGGCTGGTTCGGGTGCTAGAACCGGAGCTACATGGTCCACAAGGGACGAGCCTGGTGCCGTGATCGGCAAACCTGATTGCTGCAACCAACAACGGCCAGTGTTGAAACGCTTCGCAGGGGCGACATCGGTGTTGCGGCTAGCGGCAAGCGGAGATGCGTCGACGCCATGACGACGAACTACCATCAAATCGTTGCAGATGGGTAGTGAGTTGCATCGACGCTACAAACAAAATATGCGGCGATGCCCTCCTCTCGTGGTGAGGGTGGGGGCGAAGGGAAAGTCAGCAAAATCGACTATTAATCGCAAGCATCACATCAGACATCATGGAAGGCAACTGATGAGTCGACTGCCGCCTAGCACCCATTTTTTCTTCTTCCGAAAAAACATCAATTACAATGTAGACACACACACCAGCGCGCACGCACACACGCACTAAGACAATGCCTACTGACGACCGGGTTAAAGTTTAATTCACGTGATTCCTTAACACGTGAATACGAATAAAGCGTGATTATATTGTGTAAAAAAATTACAACATTTTAGTGGTTATAAACTTAACTGGACAGAAAATGTCTTTGAAAATGTAGTGCGAAAAAATTCTTACAAATTAAACAACCCATACAACAAAAAATTGTAAGGATTTTCATACTGCAAATTTTTTAGAAAGTCTTTGAAGCAAAGAGGCCGTGAGCAGTGAGCCTGTGCCTATGGCATTAAGGGCATCACGAGCAATTCCCTAAACCCCTCCCCTTGAGTGTGTTCAGGGGCTCTTTTAATAATTTTATTGAGTTTCACAGGTGTTCGGCTGTAGCAATTCCTCTGCAAACCTCTTCCTAAAATTAAGACTGACATATGTGTCTTACCTGTCAGTggatcacccccccccccccccccttcccttTCTCACGCGCGTGTATGGAAGACTATGGCGGCCGATGAAGCTTCGACGGCTGCCTACATGCGGCGGTGAGCCGGCGGTAGTGCAGTAGGCGACGATTGGGCATGTAGCAGCGGCGGTGGCAGCGCGGGTGTCCGGCAGTCATTTGCAGCGACGCATTGACGTTGCATGAGTGGAAAAAATATATGGAGAGAAGCAACGCTTCTTTTATTTGAGTGGTGATGCGTGTTTTTTTCGAAGAGGTTCAACTTTTTTAGGGTTAGAGAAACTGCTGGATCAGTTTTTTTGCCTCAATTTTTCTTATACATGTATTTTTTTAAACAGGATCATATGTGTATTTTTTCGACGTGATATGTGTATTTTTTAATATACTGGAGATGTTTTAATAATGAAACGTCGTTGAAATAAGAAGTCAACTGACTCGGTCGATGAACTCACGAGACCCCAGCCATATGTATCGCCACGTCACCGATCCGCACCTCGTCCGGGATCTCGCACCAATCAGCGCCGAGCACGCGGATCGTGTGCTTCCTCCCCGCAACCTCCAGCCGTTAGATCCAATCAATCACCCAAACGCAATCCGAGACCCTCTCCCCCACGATCGGAAGAAACCGCCTGGGCCACGCTTCGCTTGCCCACACCCGTCACCTATAAATCCCCACCCCGCTTCCCCTCTTCTTCCCTCACTACAGAAGCCGTCGCCTTCCACTTCAAGTTCCCCAACCCACAGCGCGCGCACGCCGAGGCCCAGTTCGAATTCGCGGAGGAGGAGAGATCCGATGGCGCGTACGAAGCAGACGGCCAGGAAGTCGACCGGCGGCAAGGCGCCCCGCAAGCAGCTGGCCACCAAGGCGGCGAGGAAGTCGGCGCCGACCACGGGCGGCGTGAAGAAGCCCCACCGCTACAGGCCCGGGACCGTGGCGCTGCGTGAGATCCGCAAGTACCAGAAGAGCACGGAGCTGCTCATCCGCAAGCTGCCGTTCCAGCGCCTGGTGCGGGAGATCGCCCAGGACTTCAAGACGGACCTCCGGTTCCAGAGCCACGCCGTGCTGGCGCTCCAGGAGGCCGCCGAGGCGTACCTCGTCGGTCTCTTCGAGGACACCAACCTCTGCGCCATCCACGCCAAGCGCGTCACCATCATGCCCAAGGACATCCAGCTCGCCCGCCGCATCCGCGGGGAGCGCGCATAGATTGCCCAAGGAAAAGCAATGTAGAGCTGTCCGTTCGTCGCCTCTGGTTTCAGATCGTGTTAGCAATAGGCAAGAGGCGACTTTTATTTTGTTCTAGAAAAAACTCTGGTTGGCTACATTGTTACAATGACTCGTTTCTTATTTCGTCTATATTGTTGGTTTGTGCTAAAATGCAAACAAATGCCTCATTGTTTCCGAGTAATTCTGAAATTTCAGTGTTCTGTTCCTTAGAACCTGATGAAATTTGGTGCTGCGCTGTATGCATTTCTTGTGGCCTTGTCTTGCTACAGCGgtgaaaattaatttcatgatgTATCTTacaatattgatttcatattatGAATCTTGATTTTTTTATAAACTTGAAAACTTAATCAAAATTTGattttgaccaaatcttatacaGACTAAAAAACATAGGAAGTACGTAATGATTATGAATGTACACATTAAATGTGTAATTTGCATATTAATTTAAATTGTTTTAGCCTTAATCATATGGATTGCAAGAAAGAAAATTAGGGGATTGTAGTTTCTCTAGGTGACCTTGCACAAATTTGGTTGATTTTCTGGAGCAGTTTTGATAACGTTCACTTCAATAATAGTACTAATAAT belongs to Triticum urartu cultivar G1812 chromosome 7, Tu2.1, whole genome shotgun sequence and includes:
- the LOC125523488 gene encoding histone H3.3; amino-acid sequence: MARTKQTARKSTGGKAPRKQLATKAARKSAPTTGGVKKPHRYRPGTVALREIRKYQKSTELLIRKLPFQRLVREIAQDFKTDLRFQSHAVLALQEAAEAYLVGLFEDTNLCAIHAKRVTIMPKDIQLARRIRGERA